The following DNA comes from Sphingomonas flavescens.
AGCGACCATCGTCATCAGCGTGTTCGGACCAACGCCGGAGCTCATCGCGGCCTTCGCCTGGGTGCTGGCCGCGAGCTTCGTGGTCAACGGCCTAATGCTGCTCGAAGTGTCGAGTTGCGAACGGGAGCTTGCGGCCTAGAAGGCGAAGCGTGTTCGAGAGCTCGCCCGACCTGTCCGTCAATACGGTTGCCGAGATCGTCCGGCTGGCGCTGGCGCCGGTATTCCTGCTGAGCGGGATCGGCGCCTTTCTCAACGTCCTCGCCTCGCGTCTATCGAGGATCGTCGATCGGTCCCGGGACATCGAGCCGAGACTGCTCGCCAGCCGCGGCGCGGAGCACGATCGCTGGCTTGGCGACCTCAAGATCCTCGACAAACGCATGCGATTGATCAGCTGGGCTACGGGTCTGTCGGTCAGTTCGGCAATCCTGACCTGCCTGGTCGTCATCCTGCTGTTCGCGGCGAACCTGGTGCGAACGCGGCTGGGGACGGAGATCGCCTGGCTGTTCATCGGATCGATGGTGACCATCGGCTGCGGCTTCGCAGTGTTCCTTTGGGAGACGACCGTGGCCGGCCGCGCGGTTCGGGTCCGCTCGGAGCTATTGCAACATCAGGCGGAAGAGCCCTAGCGTTCGCGTCGATCCGGCAGGGGGCCAGGTCGAAAAGGATCACATCATGCGCTTGTCCGCTTTTTCGCTGGCCGTTGCAGGCCTCGCCATCATCGCTTCACCTGCCGCCGCGGCGCCCAAGGCTGCAGCCAAGCCCAAGCCGCCGATTGAGGCGATCACGCCGCCGAACATGGATGCGGTGATGGCCGTCTTCGACAAGTTGCTTCCGCCGCAGCCCGATCCCGATCCCGCGCGCCTGGCGCTGGCACGCACGTCAGCAGCGGCCTTGTGGCCGGACGGCGCGTACCGCGACATGATGGTCAGCTTCGCCGGCAACATGGTCGACAATGTCCTGCGGCTGAAGAAATCGGATCTTCCGATCCCGGCCGACAAGAAAGCGAAGGCGGACGCGACCGCGGACCTGTCCCTGCACGATGCCGCAGTGGCCAAGGGCCCCTATTTCGATCAGCGCGTGGCGGCGATCCGCGCGGCCGTCGCGCAGGAGTTCGGGAAGGTCTCGGCAGTGATCGACCCAAGGGTCCGCGACGGCATGGCACGGGCGATGGCGCGGCGCTTCGACGCGCGTCAGCTTGGCGACATCAACGCGTTCCTGACGACGCCGACAGGCCGTGCCTTCGGCGCGCAGTACATGCAGCTGTGGGCCGAT
Coding sequences within:
- a CDS encoding DUF2721 domain-containing protein; protein product: MFESSPDLSVNTVAEIVRLALAPVFLLSGIGAFLNVLASRLSRIVDRSRDIEPRLLASRGAEHDRWLGDLKILDKRMRLISWATGLSVSSAILTCLVVILLFAANLVRTRLGTEIAWLFIGSMVTIGCGFAVFLWETTVAGRAVRVRSELLQHQAEEP